The following are encoded in a window of Aureimonas sp. AU20 genomic DNA:
- a CDS encoding PIN domain-containing protein yields the protein MSALVVFDTSAVIALLRDEPGADKVASLVGQAAISAVNLQELVKSLLLRGLALPIIEEIVSDLRMEIHDHDRDAAFAAATLVEATKTYGSGLGDRSCMALAIKLGVPALTTDKAWTQIRVEGLRVETAR from the coding sequence TTGAGCGCACTTGTCGTCTTTGACACGTCGGCCGTGATTGCTCTTCTGCGCGACGAGCCTGGAGCTGACAAGGTGGCGTCGTTGGTGGGCCAGGCGGCTATATCAGCGGTCAATCTGCAGGAACTCGTCAAAAGCCTGCTTCTGCGCGGGCTGGCCTTGCCCATTATCGAGGAGATCGTCTCGGACCTGCGTATGGAGATCCATGACCACGATCGAGACGCGGCCTTTGCCGCAGCGACACTGGTCGAGGCGACCAAGACTTATGGCAGCGGCTTGGGCGACCGGTCCTGCATGGCGCTCGCGATTAAACTCGGGGTGCCCGCCCTCACCACTGACAAGGCATGGACTCAAATTCGCGTAGAGGGCCTTCGCGTAGAAACGGCTCGATAG